A part of Aspergillus flavus chromosome 1, complete sequence genomic DNA contains:
- a CDS encoding sulfate/bicarbonate/oxalate exchanger SAT-1 (unnamed protein product) has translation MGVFRPRGRSDSRVSGLPFRRSPFVDDEAPDAIEPPVEQANNGSPPRTPLGIESLVSGGTSHRTPSRSFYHRSFNSTADPARYSSQGLREQTAELASYALSLNGSSLPEERNTLPPSLDIFHPIQDTDLSSSPADTVVTEALDTEPPTGPIASSSALTEMIRNPSDSLDGVNGRGSAPKWSGLGEGGASVGISGTASGMHEAPSTEQTSLLPKSPHTKPFRSYGITEDVESQDTIRERKQNAFHKMLSSCMICFQGLLHPKSWNGRTVWEQGVIYPFSLLPSVFLGLLLNILDALSYGMILFPLGEPIFSDLGSDGISMFYVSTIIAQLVFSCGGSIFRGGVGSEMIEVVPFFHQMAFTILARVGQDNPRSVIATTILAFSASSVLTGLVFFLMGTCKLGSLIGFFPRHILIGCIGGVGFFLLMTGVEVSARLPGSLEITIPTLEKLSRPDTVPLWLVPLLLAIGLLVLKRFVRSNFLVGGYFIAVAVIFYIVKLSAKVPMDTLRKSGWVFEAPSSNNPWWHFYTLYDFAAVDWAAFLDTIPAMFALTFFGVLHVPINVPALGISTGEDNLNVDRELMAHGVTNALSGFSGSIQNYLVYTNSLLFIDSGGNSRLAGIMLAAATLGILLVGPVIVGFIPVMVVGALIFLLGIELMEEALVDTWGKLQRHEYMTVVIIVVTMGAWDFVVGIFVGIILACMSFVVQTSRKSAIRATFSGKIAGSTVRRPPIQQRFLREAGQQTLIIKLGGYLFFGTIVDVENTMRGLIEEEAFNKRPIRFIILDFSRVYGIDFSAAEAFTRINRILRKRNVLMTISGLNTGGDVGRSLQNVGLFESENGVQIFEDFNSALEFCENDYLKVFYSHREALLKRKDTSSTFLEVPGSHTQHHLHESIVSSPRHRHLQQAATTTLREDETAVVPPTAWASMRQPLPLLLQTFQGLTSRNEDFWFRACTYFVRDTYAAGTVLFQEGDVPNGFYLLESGMLRAEYEMPQGRYFELIVAGRPCGELPFFSETRRTATVKAEQDCVAWRLTTAKWRDLREREPEIARELLTVSLKLTTERMDSITSYVLTMAA, from the exons ATGGGTGTCTTCCGTCCACGAGGCCGCAGCGACTCTCGCGTGTCCGGGCTACCTTTCCGCCGGTCTCcctttgttgatgatgaggctCCAGATGCGATTGAGCCTCCTGTAGAACAGGCCAACAATGGTAGTCCTCCGAGAACACCTTTGGGGATCGAGTCCCTTGTATCTGGCGGGACAAGCCACAGGACGCCAAGTCGTTCATTCTACCACCGATCCTTCAACAGTACTGCAG ATCCCGCTCGCTATTCGTCTCAAGGACTTCGAGAACAAACTGCAGAACTAGCTTCTTACGCGCTCTCCTTGAATGGAAGCTCACTCCCTGAAGAACGAAATACGCTGCCGCCGTCCCTCGATATCTTTCATCCGATCCAAGATACAGACCTCTCTTCATCACCCGCAGACACTGTAGTCACAGAAGCTCTAGACACCGAGCCACCCACTGGCCCTATCGCTAGCTCATCAGCATTAACTGAGATGATCCGTAACCCTTCCGACTCCTTGGACGGTGTCAATGGCCGGGGCAGTGCTCCAAAGTGGAGTGGACTTGGTGAAGGTGGTGCTTCCGTAGGAATCTCAGGCACGGCGTCCGGCATGCATGAAGCTCCTAGTACCGAACAGACATCTCTACTGCCCAAGTCACCCCATACAAAGCCCTTCCGTAGTTATGGGATCACCGAAGATGTTGAGAGTCAAGACACCATCAGGGAACGCAAACAGAATGCATTTCATAAGATGCTTTCGAGTTGTATGATTTGCTTCCAAGGGCTACTACATCCAAAATCATGGAATGGGCGGACGGTCTGGGAACAAGGTGTCATCTACCCTTTTAGTCTATTGCCTTCAGTATTCCTCGGTCTCTTGCTCAACATTCTTGACGCTCTATCATATGGAATGATTTTGTTCCCGCTGGGAGAGCCAATATTCTCTGATCTTGGGTCAGACGGTATCTCCATGTTCTACGTTAGTACCATCATCGCCCAGCTGGTTTTCTCATGTGGAGGGTCAATATTCCGCGGCGGAGTTGGTAGCGAGATGATCGAAGTTGTTCCGTTCTTCCACCAGATGGCCTTCACAATTCTGGCACGTGTAGGCCAGGATAACCCAAGGTCTGTCATCGCAACTACTATTCTAGCATTCTCAGCCAGTTCGGTCTTAACAGGCTTGGTCTTTTTCTTGATGGGAACTTGCAAACTAGGCTCCCTCATCGGTTTCTTCCCCAGACACATTCTGATCGGGTGTATCGGTGGTGTGggtttttttctcttgatgACGGGTGTTGAGGTCTCCGCGAGACTACCTGGATCTCTCGAAATCACTATCCCTACTTTGGAGAAGCTTTCGCGTCCAGACACGGTACCCCTTTGGCTCGTACCATTACTACTTGCAATTGGTCTCCTTGTTCTGAAGCGTTTTGTGCGGTCTAACTTTCTGGTTGGTGGCTATTTCATTGCCGTCGCAGTCATATTTTACATCGTGAAGTTGAGTGCCAAGGTACCAATGGATACCTTACGCAAGAGTGGTTGGGTATTTGAAGCACCATCATCTAATAACCCATGGTGGCACTTCTATACACTCTATG ACTTCGCTGCCGTCGACTGGGCCGCCTTTCTTGATACCATCCCGGCGATGTTTGCGCTTACTTTCTTCGGAGTTCTTCATGTTCCCATCAACGTCCCAGCATTAGGTATCTCCACCGGCGAAGACAATCTGAACGTTGACCGTGAGCTTATGGCGCATGGTGTCACAAATGCACTATCAGGATTTTCTGGGAGTATACAG AATTATCTTGTTTACACAAATAGTTTGCTTTTCATCGACAGTGGCGGAAATTCACGTCTCGCAGGTATTATGCTTGCGGCCGCTACCTTGGGGATCCTCCTTGTGGGGCCAGTAATAGTCGGATTCATTCCTGTCATGGTCGTGGGGGCACTCATTTTCCTACTGGGGATTGAGTTGATGGAGGAAGCGCTAGTTGACACGTGGGGAAAGTTACAGAGGCACGAATATATGACT GTCGTCATCATTGTCGTCACTATGGGCGCTTGGGATTTTGTTGTTGGCATATTCGTCGGTATTATCCTAGCGTGTATGAGTTTCGTCGTTCAGACATCCCGTAAATCTGCCATTAGGGCGACATTTTCAGGCAAGATTGCTGGCTCAACTGTCCGGCGGCCTCCCATCCAACAGCGATTCTTACGAGAAGCAGGACAGCAGACGCTCATCATCAAGCTTGGTGGCTATCTATTTTTCGGAACAATTGTCGACGTCGAGAACACAATGAGAGGGctgattgaagaggaagcttTTAACAAACGTCCTATTCGATTTATTATTCTGGACTTCTCTCGTGTGTACGGCATCGACTTCTCTGCAGCAGAAGCCTTCACGCGTATCAATCGCATTCTGCGAAAGCGAAACGTGCTGATGACCATCTCAGGGCTGAACACCGGGGGAGATGTCGGCAGAAGTCTTCAAAATGTCGGGCTATTCGAGTCAGAAAATGGTGTGCAGATATTCGAAGACTTCAACTCTGCACTGGAATTTTGCGAGAATGATTATTTGAAGGTCTTCTACAGCCACCGTGAAGCGTtactgaagaggaaggataCGTCCTCAACGTTCCTAGAGGTGCCTGGGTCACACACCCAGCACCATCTTCACGAAAGTATCGTGAGCTCCCCTCGTCACCGACATCTCCAGCAAGCAGCTACTACGACGCTGCGTGAGGATGAGACAGCCGTGGTGCCTCCGACAGCTTGGGCTTCTATGCGACAGCCCCTACCACTTTTACTCCAAACATTCCAGGGGTTAACTTCGCGCAACGAGGATTTCTGGTTCCGGGCTTGTACATACTTTGTCCGTGACACCTACGCAGCTGGTACTGTATTGTTCCAGGAGGGCGACGTACCCAATGGCTTCTACTTGCTTGAATCCGGGATGCTTCGTGCGGAATATGAAATGCCACAGGGGCGGTATTTCGAGCTGATCGTAGCCGGACGGCCGTGCGGAGAATTGCCGTTCTTCAGCGAAACCCGACGAACGGCAACGGTCAAGGCGGAACAGGACTGTGTCGCCTGGCGTTTGACTACAGCCAAATGGCGAGATCTGAGGGAGCGGGAGCCCGAAATTGCCCGGGAACTGCTGACGGTTAGCCTGAAGCTGACCACTGAAAGAATGGACAGCATTACTTC TTATGTTCTTACTATGGCGGCTTAA
- a CDS encoding amidohydrolase family protein (cytosine deaminase) → MVTSILLKNGTLLLHDANDVVHASKDDLLIENSQITKIAQNIEPPSSDTTIIDCTDKIVSPGFIDTHHHVWQTCLKATHPNHTLFDYFPTGNFVSSFVSADETFWGQLAGALECIDSGTTTVVDHAHINITPDHSKEAIRATISSGVRSIFGYCPTARVTQWSPKFQMAPDPLAPWVMETFDQLAAMNPLGPSGRVRLGFAFDMLYLPGEILKEIYGRVRRAGAQLITSHSVYGVAFGGPDVPSAANRLDSHGLLGPDILLSHNTNPKPEHTQLIRDKGVKISSTPITELQMGHGNPVCLYPEYQQISSLGIDCHSVCTSYIPTQMSTVLQWARARRHEEFEAHSKWAKNVGSSVRDVFNLGTIHGARCINMENEIGSLAVGKKADIVIYDATSPGLLVAADRDPIAAIVLHSSIRDIDTVIVDGVIRKEGGKLKDVLVAPDIETKEETGGQRVGWGEVARRIRELGVLMDERKKAAVDDEVARAAILEAFHLNVSAWADAI, encoded by the exons ATGGTCACCTCAATCCTTCTAAAAAACGGCACACTTCTCCTCCACGACGCGAATGACGTCGTTCATGCGTCGAAAGATGACCTTCTAATCGAGAACTCACAAATCACTAAAATTGCCCAAAATATTGAGCCGCCATCCTCCGACACAACTATCATAGATTGTACAGACAAAATTGTCTCGCCAGGGTTCATCGACACACACCATCATGTATGGCAAACCTGTCTGAAGGCCACACACCCAAACCACACCCTCTTCGATTACTTCCCTACCGGCAATTTCGTCAGTTCTTTCGTATCAGCCGACGAGACATTTTGGGGTCAGTTAGCCGGTGCGCTGGAGTGTATCGACAGTGGAACGACGACTGTAGTGGACCATGCTCATATCAACATTACACCGGATCATT CCAAAGAAGCTATCCGAGCAACCATATCCTCCGGAGTCAGGTCAATCTTCGGGTACTGTCCAACTGCCAGGGTAACCCAATGGAGTCCCAAGTTCCAAATGGCCCCAGATCCACTTGCACCATGGGTCATGGAAACATTTGACCAACTCGCAGCTATGAACCCACTCGGCCCATCTGGACGAGTCCGGCTGGGATTCGCCTTCGATATGCTCTATCTCCCCGGGGAAATCTTGAAGGAAATATACGGACGAGTCCGTCGCGCCGGAGCGCAGCTCATCACATCCCATTCAGTTTACGGCGTCGCGTTCGGAG GTCCGGATGTCCCATCAGCGGCCAATCGCCTTGATTCTCATGGCCTCCTAGGCCCCGACATCCTACTATCCCACAACACCAACCCTAAACCGGAACACACCCAACTAATCCGCGACAAAGGCGTGAAGATCTCTAGCACGCCCATCACTGAACTCCAAATGGGCCACGGCAACCCGGTCTGCCTTTATCCCGAGTACCAGCAAATATCATCCCTGGGAATTGACTGCCACAGTGTTTGTACATCGTATATCCCGACTCAGATGTCGACGGTGCTGCAGTGGGCACGAGCAAGACGACACGAGGAGTTCGAAGCGCACAGTAAGTGGGCCAAGAATGTAGGTAGCAGCGTAAGGGACGTCTTCAATCTAGGAACGATCCACGGCGCTCGATGCATCAACATGGAGAACGAGATTGGGAGTTTGGCGGTGGGCAAGAAGGCGGATATTGTTATTTATGATGCTACTTCGCCTGGTCTGCTGGTTGCTGCGGATCGGGATCCAATTGCGGCCATTGTGCTTCATAGTTCTATTAGGGACATTGATACTGTTATTGTTGATGGGGTGATTCGGAAGGAGGGTGGGAAGCTCAAGGATGTGCTGGTTGCTCCTGATATTGAGACTAAAGAGGAGACTGGTGGCCAGAGAGTAGGGTGGGGAGAGGTGGCCCGGCGTATTAGGGAGTTGGGCGTGCTTATGGAtgaaaggaagaaggcagCGGTCGATGACGAGGTTGCCAGGGCTGCCATTTTGGAGGCATTCCATCTCAATGTCTCTGCATGGGCTGACGCTATCTAA
- a CDS encoding PHD finger domain protein, with protein sequence MVSRKRTRSEVDAAPEQPPEESGLLHRLRNCWEFANLMQYIAIFGKPMKIDEEFGIEDLEKECLKPGSSEKLLEIGLCLLKWISSHRGLTFDNFDEYTRRQYNAKAPHLPNPFGHDEVPNKFSEFDVFLKLRVLHQLTIWTFWNPDRIRDKMPEQREADQTQWRIEELGYDREGRYYYILDDNRLYRRTDPPPPPPPKPAKSKTKRKSARAVRASKRRKVSGAAAAEESSGEENNNINGEVTGDPYEGMKWECIAITLQDYHQFLDSIRKTKDPDEKILRDRIEEQVLPVIEKEEEAQERQKAKREKELMNLQLLAGAKRSSRLAGKAEKERQDREAAEAARKREEELAAALKEEERIKKMEKERRSRIMTREQRIKDRERKRILHESELERIAEEQKKLERGESRISERQLKAELEKQRKNLEDLSQEDEWIFDCSGCGMHGENLDDGEHSVACEKCNVWQHSKCLGISQQEAERDDFHLICQDCKRREEEAKRPKIPPLKFRVGSSPSSAAAEADQEGKGVETAHTSVPLTVPPNGSPSKLPTMQPSLPSHSKAQPAPMSPERRPQSAHTVSLGSPRALFSPSKGANGYSPSREAPPKLPSIQQATHLPPNGRVSFNGGSFHSFHSQRPSSSHSTQSPTFPSPIQNRPSMSPTQGNRDVGPLAGFPPAPPSDNSGPWTPYRQHQAPRRGSGHYASFSSIPGGHPSFAATPNASHSSPPQSSHGGVALSGISPTKQSPRPVTSGSMTGAPILPPIQKLEPSPKLMGRSSPDAPIPPPVKCMTPEQEERRQRENALMLHAQSHAPNGQHSAMSSPSLNRIPPLGPSALSQRHESTVQSESGPKTEGQ encoded by the exons ATGGTATCGCGAAAGCGCACCCGTTCCGAGGTAGACGCTGCTCCGGAGCAGCCACCTGAGGAGTCTGGTTTGCTGCACCGACTGCGGAATTGCTGGGAGTTTGCAAATCTCATGCAGTATATAGCGATCTTTGGCAAACCTATGAAGATTGATGAGGAGTTTGGAATTGAA GACTTAGAGAAAGAATGCTTAAAACCTGGTTCTTCTGAAAAACTCCTGGAGATTGGACTCTGTCTTCTGAAATGGATCTCGTCGCATCGGGGCCTCAC TTTCGACAATTTTGACGAATACACGCGACGTCAATATAATGCCAAAGCACCTCATCTCCCTAATCCGTTCGGGCACGATGAGGTTCCTAATAAGTTTTCCGAGTTCGATGTCTTCCTGAAGCTTCGCGTCCTTCATCAGTTGACCATATGGACGTTTTGGAATCCGGATCGCATCCGTGATAAGATGCCGGAGCAAAGGGAGGCGGATCAAACGCAATGG CGCATTGAGGAACTAGGTTACGATCGCGAAGGGCGCTACTATTATATCCTAGATGACAACCGACTCTATCGTCGTACtgatcctcctcctccccctcctccgaAACCTGCCAAatcgaagacgaagagaaagagtGCACGTGCTGTTCGAGCGTCAAAACGCAGAAAGGTATCAGGAGCCGCTGCTGCGGAGGAATCCTCGGGCGAGGAAAATAATAACATCAATGGAGAAGTCACTGGGGATCCTTACGAGGGGATGAAATGGGAGTGCATTGCAATCACGTTACAAGACTATCACCAGTTTCTGGATTCGATTCGGAAAACGAAAGACCCTGACGAGAAGATCTTGAGGGATCGCATTGAAGAGCAAGTGTTGCCTGtgatcgagaaggaagaggaggcaCAGGAGCGACAGAAGGCCAAACGTGAAAAAGAGCTCATGAACTTACAGCTGCTCGCGGGTGCAAAACGATCAAGCCGGCTTGCTGGAAAAGCTGAGAAGGAGCGACAGGATCGAGAAGCTGCCGAGGCGGCACggaaacgagaagaagagctaGCGGCTGCTCttaaggaagaagagaggattaagaagatggaaaaagaaagacgatCGCGCATTATGACTCGCGAGCAACGTATCAAGGATCGGGAACGAAAGCGTATTCTACACGAAAGTGAGCTAGAGCGGATAGCGGAGGAACAGAAGAAACTCGAACGGGGCGAAAGCAGAATCTCTGAAAGACAGTTGAAGGCCGAACTGGaaaaacagagaaagaatCTGGAGGATCTTTCTCAGGAAGACGAATGGATATTCGATTGTTCTGGGTGCGGTATGCACGGAGAGAACTTG GATGACGGCGAGCATAGCGTTGCATGTGAGAAGTGCAATGTATGGCAGCACAGCAAGTGTCTTGGTATCTCGCAACAAGAGGCCGAGCGTGACGATTTCCATCTTATCTGCCAAGATTGTAAACGGCGAGAAGAGGAGGCAAAAAGGCCGAAAATCCCGCCATTGAAGTTTCGTGTCGGCTCCTCACCGTCTTCTGCGGCTGCTGAAGCTGATCAGGAAGGCAAGGGCGTGGAGACTGCACACACTTCTGTGCCATTGACCGTGCCTCCAAACGGGTCACCATCTAAATTGCCTACAATGCAAccatctcttccttcccacAGCAAAGCCCAACCTGCCCCTATGTCACCCGAGCGCCGCCCGCAGTCTGCCCACACCGTGTCACTCGGCAGTCCCCGAgctctcttttctccatcGAAGGGTGCCAATGGTTATTCGCCCTCTAGGGAAGCACCTCCGAAGCTACCATCAATCCAACAAGCAACACACCTGCCTCCCAACGGCCGTGTTTCTTTTAACGGTGGCTCTTTCCACTCTTTCCATTCACAACGGCCGTCATCCTCCCACTCCACTCAAAGCCCGACATTTCCCTCACCTATCCAGAACCGTCCCTCAATGTCTCCTACCCAGGGCAACCGTGATGTTGGACCCCTTGCCGGGTTTCCACCTGCACCACCATCAGACAACTCAGGCCCATGGACACCTTACAGGCAACACCAGGCCCCACGCCGAGGCAGTGGTCACTacgcttccttctcttcaatccCTGGTGGACACCCATCCTTTGCAGCTACGCCCAATGCTAGTCACTCGTCCCCTCCACAAAGTTCACATGGCGGTGTTGCACTTTCAGGGATCAGCCCCACCAAGCAATCACCTCGCCCCGTTACTTCTGGGAGTATGACGGGTGCGCCAATCTTGCCTCCTATACAGAAACTTGAGCCGAGTCCCAAGTTGATGGGACGCAGTTCGCCTGATGCTCCCATTCCGCCACCCGTAAAGTGCATGACTCCTGAGCAAGAGGAGCGCAGACAGCGCGAAAACGCTCTGATGCTTCATGCCCAGTCCCATGCTCCCAATGGTCAACATTCGGCCATGTCATCTCCATCGCTTAACCGGATACCGCCTCTGGGACCATCTGCACTGTCGCAAAGACATGAATCAACGGTTCAATCCGAATCTGGTCCCAAGACGGAGGGGCAATAG